The Synergistaceae bacterium DZ-S4 genome segment GAGCTAATAGGCAAGGCCAGAGAACTGGCAGATAAAAAAAATACCGAGGTTACGTGTATTCTTTTTTGCGGCGATATTATCGATCCGCCTGAAATATTGTTCTCATACGGTGCTGACCGGGTTTTTTTGATAAAGCATGAAAAACTTACATACTTTAATCAGGAAATTGCAGCAAAATTACTCAGTTTTATAATAATAAAATACATGCCTGAAATAGTTCTGGCTCCTGCAACATCAGAAGGCCGCACGTACCTTCCTGCAGTGGCTGCTATGGTTCATACTGGGCTCACCGCTGACTGTACAGGGCTCGATATAGACCCTGAAAATGGATTGCTGCTACAGACCCGGCCGGCCATAGGAGGGAATATCATGGCAACAATAAAGACACCGGAACATGTTCCTCAGATGTCTACTGTACGCCCCAAAACATTTCGTATACCAGCCCCTTCGAAATTTTACGGCGAGGTTATAATTCCTGATATTCCTGAAAATGTTTTTGAAAGTCGGATAAAAGTTCTGGATATGGAATATAACAGTGCGGATGAAGCGAATATACAGGATAAGGAGATAATTATTTCGGGTGGAAAAGGACTAAAAAGACCGGAAAACTTTTCTTTAATACGTGAACTTGCAGAACTGCTGGGAGGCGGAGTCGGTGCGTCACGTCCTACAGTAGAGGCAAAATGGATATCATATCCCCATCAAGTAGGCCTTTCCGGGAAAGTTGTCTCTCCCAAGTTTTATCTTGCCGCAGGTATTTCCGGAGCGGTTCAGCACCTGGCGGGAATGCAAACCGCAAATAAAATTGTTGCTGTAAATAAAGATCCGGATGCTCCCATTTTTCGGGTAGCAGATGTTGCTCTATGCGGGGAAATAAATGATATTCTTCCTAGGCTCATTGCGCGTATTCGTAAGGAGATGAAAATATGAAAGCAAATTTTTCCTATACTCCTGTCACCGAATCGACAGTTAATGACCTGATTTCTATTTTTGGGAAATCAGGTGTTTCTGTCGATAAGGAAAAAATTGATGCTTATTCAAAAGATGAAGTCGCTCTTCACCTATGGGATAAAAAATACAGTGCAGAGGTCGTTTGTTTTGGAGAAACAACAGAACAGATATCGGCTCTTATGAAATATGCAAATGAGCATCGTATTCCTGTAACTCCGCGTGGGGCAGGTACCGGTCTATCAGGAGGTGCTGTTCCTGCATGTAAAGGAATTGAACTTTCACTGGAAAGAATGAATCATATCCTTGATTTTGATGAGGAAAATTTAACTATTACTGTTGAACCCGGCGTTGTTACGGCCGAAATTAACAAAGCAGCAACGGATCATCATCTTCTTTACGCCGGTGATCCATGCAGCGGCGATGCTTCTTTTATCGGCGGGAATGTTGCAGAGAACGCGGGAGGGAATAAAGTTATTAAATATGGTGCTACCGGCAGCCATGTACTTGGAATGGAGGTAGTGCTACCGGACGGATCAGTGACGTGGTTTGGGGGAAAACGCCGGAAAGATGTTACCGGCTATGATTTTGTGCATCTAATGGTTGGTTCGGAAGGAACGCTTGGTATAGTAACAAAAATTATTTTGAGACTTCTTCCTCTCTCCTCATTTGTAGTGGATCTTCTTGTTCCATTTCCTGACATCCCTACTGCACTAGCTGCTGTTCCAAAGGTCATGACACTTGGAAAGGCGATACCAAGTTCAATTGAATTTATGGACAAGCCGTCTATGCTTCTTACTGAAAAATATCTCCAGACGAAGTTCCCATATACCAGCGAAGCCAAGGCACATATCATATTTCAGTATGAGGGGAACAACAGAGACCATCTTGCAGATGAAATAGAGCGTATTGGAGATATCTGCATGGAGAGCGGTGCTCTTGAGGTTTTTGTTGCCGACAACAGAACTACGAGGGATAAGCTTTGGAAAGGACGTAAAAGTGTAGCTGAGGCGGTATGGGCGTTTGCTCCTGTTCAGCTTGCCAATGAGGATGTTGTTGTTCCAACTGGCAGTATTCCGGATTTTATGGATCAACTGGAGCTTATTTGCCGCAGGCATAGTGTTGATTATGCTGCTTATGGGCATCTGGGGGACGGAAATATGCATGTTACACTTTACATCGAAAAAGATACCCCTGATTGGCATTCAATTATTGAAGGCGCCCGACTTGAAGTTTATGAGGTTGTAAAAAAACTTGAAGGAACTCTTACCGGAGAACACGGTGTCGGCCTCAAGAGGCTGAAATACGTCCCATCATTTCTTGATGAAGCCCAGATTGATCTCATTCGCAGAGTAAAACTTGCTTTTGATCCCAACAACATACTTAATCCAGGGAAAATTGTTCCTTGGGAATAATAACGGCAACCTGGTTTTTATGGAATTAATGATCACCAGAATGTTATATATTTATAAAGCAATTGAGGCATATGGCAGATGATGACGACGTGCCCTCCCATCGTTATCCCGTTATGAAGTCGATCGGGAGAACACCGTTTTCCGTAAGGAGAACATTTAAAATTATCCTTAGTGCTCGAACCATTTCGAGCGCGTTTTGAGATCCGGGATCCATGGGCTTTGTTTTTAACAATTGCTTCCCAACCGCTTCCCAATTGCTTCCCGCAGGACAAAGGCCTGCAGTTTCACCATTGTTATTGCTAAGTCAGTGCCGCTATAAACCCCAATTGCTATTATTTGAGCCGGGGGCGGCACCTAGCCAGCAGATAAGCATCAATAAATTCGCCGTCGTCGGAGACAGCCCAG includes the following:
- a CDS encoding electron transfer flavoprotein subunit alpha/FixB family protein, which encodes MLRNATESKGIYVCGEVRKGKIHSVTMELIGKARELADKKNTEVTCILFCGDIIDPPEILFSYGADRVFLIKHEKLTYFNQEIAAKLLSFIIIKYMPEIVLAPATSEGRTYLPAVAAMVHTGLTADCTGLDIDPENGLLLQTRPAIGGNIMATIKTPEHVPQMSTVRPKTFRIPAPSKFYGEVIIPDIPENVFESRIKVLDMEYNSADEANIQDKEIIISGGKGLKRPENFSLIRELAELLGGGVGASRPTVEAKWISYPHQVGLSGKVVSPKFYLAAGISGAVQHLAGMQTANKIVAVNKDPDAPIFRVADVALCGEINDILPRLIARIRKEMKI
- a CDS encoding FAD-binding protein is translated as MKANFSYTPVTESTVNDLISIFGKSGVSVDKEKIDAYSKDEVALHLWDKKYSAEVVCFGETTEQISALMKYANEHRIPVTPRGAGTGLSGGAVPACKGIELSLERMNHILDFDEENLTITVEPGVVTAEINKAATDHHLLYAGDPCSGDASFIGGNVAENAGGNKVIKYGATGSHVLGMEVVLPDGSVTWFGGKRRKDVTGYDFVHLMVGSEGTLGIVTKIILRLLPLSSFVVDLLVPFPDIPTALAAVPKVMTLGKAIPSSIEFMDKPSMLLTEKYLQTKFPYTSEAKAHIIFQYEGNNRDHLADEIERIGDICMESGALEVFVADNRTTRDKLWKGRKSVAEAVWAFAPVQLANEDVVVPTGSIPDFMDQLELICRRHSVDYAAYGHLGDGNMHVTLYIEKDTPDWHSIIEGARLEVYEVVKKLEGTLTGEHGVGLKRLKYVPSFLDEAQIDLIRRVKLAFDPNNILNPGKIVPWE